A genomic segment from Rhodospirillum centenum SW encodes:
- a CDS encoding CDP-alcohol phosphatidyltransferase family protein: protein MTDSLTDTVTSGAATSAADTPDASPGESQAIENRTVPALPQAAIIGDSPADIWGMSSVERLRRQLVRAGVTAVRSWSEAPDPGTAPQILLRADFVFDEVLVRDLVRAPGTLLLDPVSGEAVAAHVDAENAPAVALVLLSGQALPEGQFPALRTVRPGELSSDYNNALRKKEPPFLLRLTPETVPAIERRTFDGSYKGVTDLVTKYVWPRPAQAATKWCALNAVTPNQVTTASAALVVLAFLSFWMGWFVIGLLFAWGMTFLDTVDGKLARVTLTSSKWGNVFDHGIDLVHPPFWWWAWVVGLGAAGMPLGNEPLVLAILVGGYVAQRLQEGLFLALFKIEIHIWRRFDSQFRLVTARRNPNLLLLTAFTLFGRPDLGMLAVTVWTAASFLVHTAQILQAFEAKRHGPVRSWLAP, encoded by the coding sequence ATGACTGATTCCCTGACCGACACTGTGACGAGCGGCGCTGCGACCTCCGCTGCGGACACCCCCGATGCCTCGCCTGGGGAGAGCCAGGCCATCGAGAACCGGACCGTCCCGGCCCTGCCACAGGCAGCGATCATCGGCGACAGCCCGGCCGACATCTGGGGCATGTCCTCCGTCGAGCGCCTCCGCCGCCAGCTCGTGCGGGCCGGCGTGACCGCCGTGCGCTCCTGGTCGGAGGCCCCCGATCCGGGAACGGCCCCGCAGATCCTGCTGCGCGCCGACTTCGTCTTCGACGAGGTGCTGGTGCGCGATCTGGTCCGCGCGCCGGGCACGCTGCTGCTCGATCCGGTCTCGGGTGAGGCGGTGGCCGCCCATGTCGATGCCGAGAACGCCCCGGCCGTGGCTTTAGTCCTTCTCTCCGGGCAGGCCTTGCCGGAAGGGCAGTTCCCGGCCCTGCGCACCGTCCGGCCGGGGGAGCTGTCCTCCGACTACAACAATGCCCTGCGCAAGAAGGAGCCGCCCTTCCTGCTGCGGCTGACGCCGGAGACGGTCCCCGCCATCGAGCGGCGGACCTTCGACGGCTCCTACAAGGGCGTCACCGATCTGGTGACCAAGTATGTCTGGCCGCGCCCGGCCCAGGCCGCCACCAAATGGTGCGCCCTGAACGCGGTGACGCCGAACCAGGTGACGACCGCGTCGGCCGCGCTGGTGGTGCTGGCGTTCCTCTCGTTCTGGATGGGCTGGTTCGTGATCGGCCTGCTGTTCGCCTGGGGGATGACCTTCCTCGACACGGTGGACGGCAAGCTGGCGCGGGTGACGCTGACCTCGTCCAAGTGGGGCAACGTCTTCGACCACGGCATCGACCTCGTGCATCCGCCCTTCTGGTGGTGGGCCTGGGTCGTCGGGCTGGGAGCCGCCGGCATGCCGCTGGGGAACGAGCCGCTGGTGCTGGCCATCCTCGTCGGCGGCTACGTGGCGCAGCGCCTCCAGGAGGGTCTGTTCCTTGCCCTGTTCAAGATCGAGATCCACATCTGGCGCCGCTTCGACAGCCAGTTCCGGCTGGTCACGGCGCGGCGCAACCCGAACCTGCTGCTGCTGACGGCCTTCACCCTCTTCGGCCGCCCGGACCTGGGCATGCTGGCCGTGACCGTCTGGACGGCGGCGAGCTTCCTGGTCCACACGGCGCAGATCCTCCAGGCCTTCGAGGCGAAGCGGCACGGTCCGGTACGGTCCTGGCTGGCCCCATGA